The sequence below is a genomic window from Sandaracinaceae bacterium.
CGAGCAGCAGCGGCAGCGTCGCCCGCAGCGCACCGCGGTCGGCCCAGCGCCACATCACGAGGCGCACGAGCGCGTGGGCTCCGCCGATGGCGAAGACCACTCGTAGGACCAGCTCTCCCACGCGCGCCGCCGCGGTACCTACCGCGATGCCCCCGACCAGCAACGCAAAGCACAGCAAGAACCCCGTGCCGAACGCCGTCCACCCGGGTGGCGTCCCGCGAATCCTCCCCCGCCGTCGTCGTCCGCCGTCCTCGACCACGGTGACCAAGCGCGCGCGACCGTGGAGCTCCAAGGCGAACACCGCGCTGGTCACCGTCGCGAGCAGTGTGGCCGTCAGCAGAGTGGCCGCCCAGCCCTGCAAGATCGTCGTACGCGCCGCGTACCAGGACGCCGCGCACAACAGCACCGCGGCGAGGCTGGCGCTTCGGTTGGCGATGCGTCGCCAGCGCTCGAACGCTCCTTCGGTACGTGCCTCGGCCGCGCCACCCGTGGCGCGCACGTCTCGCTCGAAGTCGTGGATGCCACGCGCCGCGAACGTGGTCTGGTCCCACGGGCGGGTGCTCAGCGCCGCCACTCGGATGCCCTCGAGCCGACCTGCGGCCTCGCGGAAGCCCGCGTCCGCAACGACGGGGGTCCCCGCGACCAGCACGTGCTCGCCTCCGACCAGCTGCGTGCCGACCAACGTGGCCACGGTGTCGTCGGGCAGGGCCAGCGACCCCAGCGCGTCGCGCAGCGGGGGGAGCGAAGCGACCAGCTCGCCAAAGGGTGCCGTGTGGCGCTGCAGAGGCGCACCGTAGATGACGGTCCGTTCCAGCTCGAGTGACAGCTCGTGGCCATCTGCGAGTCGCAGCGTGGCCGGCCCCCCGTGGTTCACGTTCAGCGTGCCGCCCGCGTGCGCGAGCGTGAGGTGCAGCAGGGGCGCCTCCGGCGTCGGACCTCGCAAGGTCCCCCCGAGTCGGGTGAAGCCTCCCCTCGGCTCTCCCGGGACGGGCTTGGGCGGCGGCGGCGGACGCGGTGGTGCGGGCCGTCGAAGCTCCTCGAACGGGCAGCGAAGCAGGGCGACCGCGTCGATCTCACGGTAGTCGCTGATGGCGGGCGAGACGTAGAGTCGCAGATCCGTGAGCTCGCGTGGGGTGGTGAACTCGACGCACAGCAGGCGCGCCTCGCGCCTCGGCGCCTCGTCGACGGCTCCCTGCCACAGCTCCGCGCCAGAGGGGTCCGTGGCACGTACGACGGCGCCCGCGCCGCACGTCTCGAGCGCGATGAAGCCGTGGCAGGGGCCTTCGTCGTGAAACGACACCTCGAGCCATGCGTACCGGTCGTCATTGTCCGAGAGCCACGTCTTCGCGTGGTCACCTCCCTTCGGGAACACGCGCGGCTTTCCGAGCGCATGGCGCGCGGCGTAGTCGGACGAGTATTCGGAGGACGCTCGCCCTGCCTTGGCCCACGACAGCCGCCAGTCGCCGCGTAGGTCGTCGACGCCGTGCTCGTCGGGGGCGTAGCGCGCGTGCCGCGCCTCGCTTGGCGCAGGGCGGGTGTTCATCAGCTCGGAGAGCGGGGCGAGCAGGAGACCGATCGCGTCGATCTCCTCGTAGTCTTCCTTGCGCCCACGCAGCTCGACGCGCAGACGGCGTGGCGCGGGTGTGCTCGGCGCGAGTGGCACGACGAGCAACTGCGCCTTGCGGCGGTCCTTCGGACGCGGCGCCTGATCATCGAACAGTACCGTCTCCCGGTCGAGGTCCCGGATCCGGCGCACCGAGCCCGTGCCGCAGGTCTCGCACACGACCACGGCGTGGGCGAGCGTGGCCTCGGGGAGCGTCACGTCGATGTGCGGACGCTGGTCCGAGGAGTCGGGCAGCCACGTGCCCTCGTGATCGCCATGTCTGGGGAAGACACACGGCGGACCGCAGGCCGCGGCGGCGGCGTACGAGCTGCTCCACTCCGACGAGGCCGTCGCGCTCGTCGCCCACGCCACCCGTGGGTCCACCCACGCGAGGTCGAGCTGGCCGAGCTCTTCCGGCACATAGCGGCGAGCCCTCTCGGGGGCGGTCGGAGTCATGAGTACCTCGCCAGGCTACGCGCCAAGGGACACCCAGGGAAGCGGTGGGGTATCGGGAAGGCCGGGCTCGTCGTGCGTGCGTCGCGTACCACGCGCCGAGCGGACCAACCGAGCGACCAGGGGCGCGTATCTGATTGCTTGTTCAGTGTCGCAATGAGCGCTAGAACCGCAACTGGTGTCACACCGGTCCGATACAGCTCGCAGCATGTTCACCGTCGTGCTCGCAGAGAAGCCTGCCGTGGCCCGGGACCTCGCCGAGGTGCTGGGCGCCACGCAGAAGCGCAAGGGCTACCTCGAGGGCTCGGGCTACCGTGTCACCTGGGCACTGGGCCACTTGGTCGGCCTCGCCGAGCCCGGGGCCATGAACCCGGCGTGGTCGCGCTGGAGCTACGCCGAGCTGCCCATGCTGCCGGGGCGTTGGCCGCTGGTCGCGCGAGAGCGCGTGGGCGACCAGCTCGCCTTGGTGACCCAGCTGCTGAACGCGCGCGACACGTCGGAGGTGGTCTGTGCCACGGACGCGGGGCGTGAGGGGGAGCTCATCTTCCGGTACGTGTACGAGCACGCGCTGTGTCGGAAGCCGGTGCGCCGCCTGTGGGTCTCGTCGCTCACCCCAGAGGCCATCCGGCGCGGGTTCGCGGCGTTGCAGCCCGCGGCCGACTACGACACGCTCGCCAGCGCGGCCAGGGCGCGCAGCAGGGCCGACTGGCTGGTGGGCATGAACCTCTCGCGGGCCTACAGCCTGCGCTACGACGACCACCTGTCGGTGGGGCGCGTGCAGACGCCCACGCTCGCGCTGGTCGTCCAGCGTGACGACGAGATCCTGCGCTTCGTGCCCGAGCCGTACCACGAGGTCCACGCCGGCTTCGGGGCCCAGCAGGGCGAGTACGAGGGCGTCTATGTCGTGCCGCGCCCCGACGAGCGGGGCCGCGTGCGCGAGGAGCGCAAGCTGCTGGGGGCCGACGGTGCGCGTGAGGCGCAGGCGGTGCTCGCGCGCGTCTCGGGGGCCAGCGAGGACCGGATCCGCATCGCCGAGGTCGAGCGCAAGCGGAGGCGCACGCCTCCTCCGGCCCTCTTCGACCTGACCGAGCTGCAGCGCGAGGCCAACCGTCTCTACGGCTTCTCGGCCAAGCACACCCTCGACGTCGCGCAGGACCTCTACGAGAAGCACAAGCTCATCAGCTACCCGCGCACGGACAGCCGCTTTCTGTCGACGGACGTGGCGGGGGGACTCGCGCCGGTGCTGGCCGCGGTCGGGCCCCGCTACGCCGACGCGCTCGCCGCGGGGAGCCTCACGCGGCCGCTGGGGAGGCGCTTCGTCGACGACGCGCGAGTCACGGACCACCACGCCATCCTCCCGACCGAGGCCAGGTGCTCGCTCCGCTCCGAGAGCGACGCGTTCAAGGTGTACGACTTGGTCGCGCGCCGCCTCCTCGCCGCCTACCAGCCGGACCACGTCGAGGCGCTCACGAGCGTGCTGACCGAGGTCGCGTGGCCCACGCGAGCGGAGGGTGACGCTGCCGCTGGCGTCGCGCCTGCGCAAACAGAGGGTGACGCTGCCGCTGGCGCCGCTGCCCTGGGAGAAGGCGCGACAGGTGGCGTGGACCGTTTTCGCAGCCGCGGTTCCAGCGTGGAGCAGGTGGGCTTCCGCACCCTGGACGTCCACACGGCCCGCGCGCGCCCTCCCAAGCCCGACCTTCCCGCCGGCCTGCGGGTGGGGCAGGCGGCGTCGCTGCGGAGCGTCCGCATCGAGGACAAGCAGACCCAGCCCCCCAAGCCGCACAACGAGGCGACGCTGCTGACGGCCATGGAGACCGCCGGGCGCACGCTGGACGAGAAGGCCATGTCGGACGCCATGCGCGAGCGTGGCCTTGGCACGCCCGCCACACGCGCCGCCATTCTCGAGACCTTGCTGGAACGCGGGTACCTGGCGCGAGAGGGCAAGAAGCTCATACGGGCCACGGCAAAGGGGGTGGACCTCATCGCGCGCGTGGACGAGCGGGTCCGCAGCGCGGAGCTGACGGGCGAGTGGGAGCTGCGCCTCGCCCGCATGCAGCGCGGCGACGAGCCCTTCGAGCGCTTCATGGAGGACATCGAGGCGTTCGTACGCGACGTCGTCGGGCACGTGAAGGAGAGCGGCCCGCCCCCCAGCCGGCGGGGTGTCCCGGCCTCGTCGGGGAGCGCCCATGAGCCTCGAGCGCAGGGGCATGCGCCGCGCGGGCACGCGGGGCAGGGGGCATCCTCTCCGGCCAGGGCGGCTCCCGCAGGCGAGGGCTCGGTCCGCGGCGGTGGCGTCGCGGAGGGCCTGCCGCCGGTGGCCCGGTCGACCGTCAATCGGGCGCCGACATGCACGCCGGTCGAGGCACGGGCAGCGGTGCACGCTCCCTCGGCGAGCGCGAGGGAAGCCCGCGGAGCCAGGCCGCCGGGGCCACCGAGCGACGGGCGCAGCTTGTCTGCGTGGCTGAAGGACGTCTTCGGCTTCGAACGGTTCCGGCCGCACCAGGAAGACATCTGTGCCGCGGTGAGCGGGGGTGCGCACGCGCTGGTCGTGATGCCGACGGGGGCCGGCAAGTCCTTGTGCTATCAGCTCCCTGGCCTCGCGCGCGGAGGGACGACCTTGGTCGTGAGTCCGCTGGTCGCGCTGATCGAGGACCAAGTCCAGAAGCTCCAACGGCTCGGCCTACAGGCGGAGCGCATCCACGCCGGGCGCGGCCGCGATCAGAGCCGCGCGGTGTGCCGCGAGTACGTCGAAGGGCAGCTGGACTTTCTCTTCGTAGCACCGGAGCGCCTGGGCGTGCGGGGCTTCCCGGAGCTGCTGGCCAAGCGCCCGCCCACCTTGATCGCCATCGACGAAGCGCACTGCATCTCGGACTGGGGCCATGACTTCCGGCCGGACTACCGCATGCTACACGAGCGCCTCGCAGCGCTGCGCGACGTTCCCATCGTCGCCCTCACGGCCACGGCCACGCCGCGGGTGCAGGCCGACATCCTCCAGCAGCTGGGGCTGACCGGCGCCGGGCGCGCAGCGCAGACCTTCACGTTCGGCTTCCGGCGCACCAACATCGCCGTCGAGGTGGTCGAGGTCAGTATCCCGGAGCGTGTGCAGCGCGCAGCGGCGCTGCTGCGCGGGCCCGGCCGGCTCCCCGCCATCGTGTACGCCCCCACCCGCAAGGCGTGTGAAGAGCAGGCCAGGGCGCTGGGCAAGAAGCTGCGCGTGGGGGCCTACCACGCGGGTCTGCCGGCTCCCGAGCGTGACGCGGTGCAGGCGGCGTTCCAGGCGGGCGAACTGGACGTGGTCGTCGCCACCATCGCGTTTGGTATGGGTATCGACAAGGCGAACGTCCGCACCGTGGTGCACACGGCGCTGCCCGCCACGCTCGAGGGCTACTACCAGGAGATCGGCCGCGCCGGGCGTGACGGCGCGCCGAGCCGGGCGGTGCTGATGCACTCCTTCGCGGACCGCCGCACACACGAGTTCTTCCTGGCGCGGGACTACCCCGAGGCGCGCCGTCTGAACACGCTCTTCATGGCGCTCTCGAGCGAACCTGCCACACCGGACGCTCTGGCGGTGCGTGCGCGGCTCGACTTGGACGAGGTGGAGCGCTGGCTGAGCAAGCTGTGGGTGGCGGGGGGCGCGGTGCTCGACGAGGACGGCGGCGCGGTCCGTGGGAGCGCTGGCTGGATGGCCCGCTACGAGGTCCAGCGCGCCCACAAGGTGGCGCAGCTCGACGCGGTGCAGGGCTTCGTGGCCTCGACCCGGTGTCGCATGCTGGACCTCGTCGGTCACTTCGGCGATCGCGCCGACGACGGAACGCTGTGCGGCATGTGCGACGTGTGCGCTCCCGGGCAGACGGCGTTGCTCGAGCTCTCGGCGCCGACGGACGACGAGCGGAGCGCCATGCGTGCACTCGTGGAGCTCCTGCTGGAGTGGAACGGCCAGGCGACGGGGCGTCTCCACCGCGAGCTGACCGACCGCCCGCATGGTGCAGGCATCGCTCGCGCAGATGTCGAGCGGCTGCTCGACGGGCTCGCGCGCGCGGGGCTCGTGCGCTGCGACGATGACCAGTTCGAGAAGGACGGACAGGTCATCCGCTTTCGTCGGGCTCACTTGCTCTTCGTCGGGGACGAGGCGCCCACGGAGGACGATCTCCGGGCCGTGCGGTTGGTTCCGCCGCGCGGCGCCGCGGGCCGTGCGCGCAAGGGAGCCCGGGCCACGAGCAAGCGCGGTCGACGTCGGTCCAGCACGGGCAGCGCCGCAGCCTCAGCGACAGGAGCGCGCAAGGGGTCGAGCGCCGGCGGCGTCCGCAAGGGGGCCCGCGTCACCCGGGTCAGCCCCCTCGCGCAGATCGACGCCCCGGCCGAAGTCGTAGAGGCGCTGCGCGCGTGGCGCTTGGGGGTGTCCAAGCAGCAGCGCGTCCCGGCGTTCCGCGTGCTGACCGACCGGCAGCTGGGCGAGGTAGCCATCGCTTCACCAGCGACACGTGCGGACCTCGGCGCGGTGCCCGGGGTCGGCGAGAAGAAGCTGGAGCGCTATGCCGATGGCATCCTACGGGTCCTGAAGCAGCTCTCGGGCAGGTCGTAGAACGCGGAGAGCCGCCTCGGTCCGAGGCGGCTCTCCGCGTTTGTAGGTCGGGCCGACGGCCCGCGCTCGTAGGTCGGGCCGACGGCCCTGGGGGTCAGCGGCGGCGCCGACGCGCGCTCACCACCAGGCCCACCGCGAGGAGACCGAGCAGCGCTGGCCAACCCTCGCCAGTCGGCGTGTGCGTGGCGCAGAGGGCGCCGCCCGAGACACCGCCGGTCGTGCTCACGCCGCCGTCGGGCGCGAAGCCGCCGTCCGGTACGCCGCCGTCCATGACGGACACCGTCAGCTGCAGCATGTCGTCGGCGGTGTTGCCCGCGACGTCGGTGGCGTCGGCCGTGATCGTGTGATCGCCGGCGCTCAGCGGACCGACCGTGAGCGTCCAGCTCCCGCTCCCGTCCACCGTCGCGGTTCCGACGACGGTACCGTCGATGCTCACGACCACCGTGGCGCCGGGCTCGCCCGTCCCGGTGATCACGCCGGTGACCGAGTCCGCCGTGTCGATGGAGACCGTGGTCGCGGTGTCGACCGTGAACGAGGCGCTGTCCTGCGCCATGTTCGCGGCGGTGTCGGTCGCCGTCGCCGTGACCGTGTAGGTGCCGTCGAGCAGGGCGCTCGTGACGTCCACGCTCCAGTTGCCGCTCGCGTCGGCGATCACGGTGCCCAGGGACACGTCGGACCCGTCGACCACGATGGTCACCTCGACCGACGCACCAGGCACGGCCGTGCCCGACACCGTCGGCGTGTTGTCGCTCGTCACCGAGCCGTTGGCAGGCTGGGTGATGGCGACGTCCGTGTTCGAGTCGACCGTGAACGTCACGGCGTCCGACGCGCTGTTCCCAGCCACGTCGGTCGCGACGACCTCGACGTCGTGCTGCCCGTTGGTGAGCGGCGTGCTGGGCGTCACGGTCCAGGCGCCGTTGCCGTCGACCGTGGTGGTGCCCACCTCGGTGCCGTCGATGCTGACGACCACCGTCGCGCCCGGTTCACCGGTGCCGGTGATGGTCGGCGTGGCGTCGAGCGACGTGCTTCCGTCGGCCGGCGCGGTGATCGCCACGTCGGTCATGGTGTCGATGGCGAAGTTCACCATGTCGGTGTCGCTCAGGAGCGCCACGTTGATGATCGCGAGCAGGCCGTGGCCCCCGTCTTCCAGCGGAGACGACAGCGTCAGCGACCAGTTGCCCGAGGCGTCCACCGTCGTCGTCAGCGGCCCGCCCATGTCGAGGCTCAGCTCGATGGTCGCGCCCGGCGTGCCGGTGCCGGTCAGCGTAGGCGTGTTGTTGTTCGACACGCTCTGGTCCGCCGGCGAGGTGATCGTCACCTGCACGGCGGCGCACATGGCCGCTGCGGTGCACACGCCCGCCGAGCAGGTCGTGAACTCCGTGACGGTCGGGTTGCTGCACATGCCGGCCGAGCACACGTCGTCCGTGCACTCGTTGCCGTCACTGCACTCGCTGTTCGCAGCGCAGCTGACGCACTCGTTCGCGCCGCCGCTGCCCACCACACAGTTGGGGGTGGCGGCGTCGCAGCCCGTGTCCGTACCGGCGCCGTCATCGACGCACAGCTCGCAGGTCGCGCCGGACATGCCGACAACGCAGAACGGCGCGCCGCCTGTGCAACCGGCGTCCGTGCCTGTCGGGTCGGTGTCGGCGCAGGTCACGCACATGTTGCTCGGCGCGCCGGAGCACACCTCGCCGCCCATGCACATGCCGGCGTCACCAGCCGCCACCGGGGTCGCCATGCACGTGTTCCCGACGCACGCGTCGGTCGTGCACACGTTCCCGTCGTCGCACTGAGCGTCCGCCGTGCAGGCCACGCACTCGCGCGAGCCACTGGCCCCGATGCAGTCCGGCGCGCCTGCGCTGCAACCCGAGTCGACGCCGCTGCCGTCGTCGACGCAGACCTCGCACAGGGCCGAGCCCAGGCCGTCACACACGCCCGTGCTGCACGTGGTGCCCTCGGTCGTGGGCGGGTTGGTGCAAGCGCCCGCGCCGCACACGTCGTCCGTGCACTCGTTGGCGTCCGCGCACGCCGCGCACGCGCCGCCTGCCGTTCCACAGGCCAGCACCGTGTTGCCGGTTCGACACGTCGATCCGTCCCAGCAGCCCGTGCAGCAAGACAGCGTGCCGCTGCCCTGGCAGGTGCCCGGCGACGCCCCACTGGTGCACGCATCACCCGCGGTCGCGCCCGCGCAGCCCCCCACCGAGAACGACCCGGTGGCGGACACCATGACGCCGTCCACGGTCCCCGTGACGCTGACGTCGTAGGTCGTGCCGGCCGTGAGCCCGCTGATGGACCCCGCCGCGCACGTCCACGTCGTGCCCATCACGAAGCCCGTGCACGTGAACATGTCGCTGCTCGTCGTGCTGGTGACGGTGACGCTGAGCATCGTCCCGTTCGGGAGGTGCGTCGCGCCGCCGCTCGGCGTCGTGCTGAGGGCCGTGATGGTCCCCGTCGGCGCGCTCAGCGTGATGCTCGGCGCGTCACACGTGCCACCCACGCAGATGTCGCCGCTGCTGCCGCAGTTGGTGGACGTGATGCACTCCACACAGACCGCGGGGCTGCCAGAGCGGTCGCACATCGGCGTGCCGAGCGTGCAGCCGGCGTCGAGCCCAGTGCCTGGTGTGCTGTCGATGCACACGACGCACTCGGGGGCGCCCACGCTCCCATTGCACACGCCGCCGGCGCACGGCAGACCCGCGAGTACGGGCGGGTTGGAGCACGTCCCGAGGACACACAGGTCGGTGGTGCAGGGGTTCCCGTCCAAGCAGTCGGTCGGGAGCAGACAGCCCACGCAGGCGAACCCGCCCATGCCGTCACTGGTGCACTGCGGCGCGCCCGCCGTGCAGCCCAGGTCCTGGCCCATGCCCGCGGCGGTGTCGATGCACGTGACGCACGAGGGGTTCATCGCCGCACCGTCACACACGCCCCCGGGGCACGTGACGCCCGCCATGAGCGAGGTGTTCACGCACACGTTGGCCACGCACGTGTCCGTGGAGCACGCGTTGCCGTCGTTGCAGTGCGCGTCCGTGATGCACGCGCGGCACACGCCCATGGCGTCGCAGTGACCGCCCGCGACGCACTGCGCGTCCGACAGGCAGCCCATCGTCCCGATCTCGATGCGACAGTTCGCCGAGCAGCCGTCGCCGCTCATGACGCCTCCGTCGTCGCAGCCCTCACCCGCGTCGATCTGGCCGTTGCCGCAGCCCGGCACCCGGAAGGGGTTGTAGAACGCGAACAAGCCGGTGCCGCTGCGCCCGGTCACGAGCCCCATCTGGAAGTCGCCCGACGACGACACGATGTGCACGCCGTCGGCGATCGCGAAGCGCACCATGGTGACGTCCGGGCGCCCGGGGACGACGTTCAGGGTGGGGCTCGAGAGGACGGCGCCGTCCAGGCGCAGCGAGCTCACGCGGTTCGTCTCGATGGTCACCACGGCGGTGCCGTTGCCGTCCACGTCGACGGCCACGTTGAGCGAGGTCGACCCACGGAACTCGGTGGGCGGCAGGAAGCTGAGGCCGATCTCGCAGCCGGTCTGGGCCGCGTTCTGGTACACGGCGACGGGGTTGGACGTCTCGATCAAGGTCGCCCCGGCCGCGGGCACGAAGCGGTGGCGCTCGCCCGCGTCGAGCGTGGCCACCAGCGAGCCGTTGACCATCACCTCGGTGTTGTCGGTGTCGGCGACGACGCGCACGTCTTCGCCCTGCGTGTCACCGCCCGGGTAGTTCGTGACGGTGAACACGCTGCCCCACTGGGTGGTCGGCAGGATGTTGTCGAGGCCGTCGTCGCCGCAGCTGCCCGTGACGCTGCACGTGCCGCTCCAGCCGCGGCCGCCGCTGAGCACGGCGATGGGAGCCGTGGCCGTGATCAGCGCGCCATCGATCTCGTTGTTGCAGGTGTCCGCCACGCTCCGCATGACGAAGGTCTCGCCGGCCGCCAGCGTGAAGGTGTGGGTGAGCCCGGTCACACCCTGCCAGAAGTTGCCCATGGCGCCGGGCGGGGCCGTGACGGTCACGCTCGCGCCGGTGGGTGCGTAGAAGGACAGGGTGTCGTGTCCCGTGTTCGGCGTGTTGTCGGCGTTCAAGTTGTAGCCGCCCGCGCGGAAGCGTGTCCCGAGGGCGTAGGACGCCTCCTTGATGGACGCCGAGCTCTGCCAGGGGCCTGCGATGGTGCGCGCCGCCACGAAGATGTCGATGTCGGACTCGATGAAGATGCCGCGCGTCTCCACCGTGTGGTAGCTCGCCGCGACCCCGTTGGCGGTGGACAGCGCGACGATCGCGGGTGCCGCCGCCGTCGCGGTGAACGCGACGGGTGTGCCGTTGCCGAAGCGGTACGTGCCAGTGGCCGTTCCCGTCGAGCTCGCGATGACCAGGTCCCAGCCTACCCCCATGTAGTTGGTCGGGGTCGGCATCTGCGGCGGGACGTAGTAGCAGCGCCGCCCGGCCGGGCAGGTCTGGGCTTGCGCGGTAGCTGGGGCGAAAGACCCCAGCAGGGCCGCGAAGGTGGCGATCAGAGACAGCGCCGCGTGGGCGCTTCTGCCGTGCGGGCGGGTGCGGCTCGCAGGCGGGGCCCCTTGGGGCCCGCATTGGCTGGTGATTGGCGACACGGTTCACACTCCCTGCACGCCGCCCGACGCGGCGCGTGACCGTAAGCTAGCGAACCATCGCGTGCGGCGAAAGTGGATTTTTGCACCATCGTTGGGATTGCTCCGTATGAGCGCCCCAACGGACCCTTTGTACGTCCCCGCCTCGGCGGCACGTGGGCGCCTACTCGAAGAGTCCGAAGTACGCGTCGATCACGCGCTCGCCGAAAAAGAAGAACTCGAGGGCGCCCAGGGCCAGGAAGGGACCGAAGGGGATCATCGGCCGGTCGCGGTCGTCCGAATCGCGCCCATCGGTGTCCGCGGGGTCCTCGGCCAGCGCCTCCCCCGCAGCCTCCCCAGCGGCCGCACCCCCGTTTTCCGCGCCCGTCAAGCGGAGCCGCAGCAGCGCCTCCTCGCCGCGCTGCAGCTCTGGGTGTCGGCCGAAGAGGTCCTTCAGATACATCAACAGGCTCTCACGGTCCCAGGTGTCGAGGGGGTCGTCGGCGGGAGGAGGGAGCAGCGAGTGGCCGGCGACGAACGCCACCGCCGCGGCCACGAGCCCCTGCATCGACCCGGCCACGACCGCAAACAACACGCCCTTCCAGCCCAGGAACGCGCCGATCATCAGGAGGAGCTTCGGGTCACCCTCGCCCATCCCTCGGCGGCCCGTGAAGCGCTCGTAGGCCCAGACGAAGACCAACTGCACGAACAGGAAGCCCATCGCCGCACCGAGCGCCGCGTCCTCCGCGCTCACCAGCCCGATGCCGTTGCCAGCCACCATCAGACCGAGGGCCGCCCCGGGGAGGCTCACCTCGTCCGGGATGACCAGCCACTCCAGGTCGATGAACGTCGCGACGAGCAGTCCACCCGCGAACATGAAGTAGGCCAGGGCCGACAGCGACGCGGGGAGCAGCTCCGCGCCCGGGCCCGCGTGTACGACGAAGCGCTCGGCGACCCCGACGCACAACACGGCGCCGAGCACCTCGACGACGACGTAGCGCGGCGTCATGGGGGCTCCGCAGCACGCGGCGCGGCCCCGCAGCAAGAGGTAGCCGAGGATCGGCACGTTCCGCCACGCTTGCACTGGCGCGCCGCAGGCCGGGCAATGGCTCGGTGGGCTCACCACGGACATGTGCCGTGGCCAGCGATAGATGCAGACGTTGAAGAAGCTGCCCCAAGTCGCCCCGAACACGAACGCGATCGCGCGGACGAGCGCTTCAGGAAGTTCACTGGCGTACATCGTCCCGGACCATATCAGCGGCCGCGTCGCCTGACGAACGGACGCGGCCACGCCAGCTGCTTGTGCGGCGACTGGTGGCAGGACGTGTGGTCGGCGGTGGTGCCGCCGCGGTCCGCAGGTACACTACGCCGCTGTGACCGAACCAGAAGACGACACGCGTGGATCCTCCGCCGGCGCGCACGCCGAACCTCCCACCGGCGGTCTCCGAGAGACCGCCCCGTCCAACTTGGTCGCCGGGGGTCGAGGAGACGGACACGTGGGCATGTACGCGGCGGCGGCCGGCGTGCTCTCCGCGCTCCCCGTCCCGTTCCTGGACTCGCTGCTGGCGAGCCTCGCCCGGGGCGCGGCCATGCGTCGCGTCGCTCAGCGGCACGGCGTGCGGCTGACGCCAGCGGCGCGTGAGGTGCTCGCGCGCGGTGAGGACTCGTTGCGCACGGAGAAAGGGCTGCGTGTCGTCCGGAGCCTGGTGGGCCGGTTCGTCGCCCCCCTGCGCATCTGGAACCGCGCGGAGGAGGCCTTGGGGGCCTTCTCGGCCGCGGCGTTGCTGGACCACTATCTCACGACGACCGACCGACGCGAAGGCGCTCCGCTGGACGAGGACGAGGCGCGGACCATCCAGC
It includes:
- a CDS encoding RecQ family ATP-dependent DNA helicase, with product MFTVVLAEKPAVARDLAEVLGATQKRKGYLEGSGYRVTWALGHLVGLAEPGAMNPAWSRWSYAELPMLPGRWPLVARERVGDQLALVTQLLNARDTSEVVCATDAGREGELIFRYVYEHALCRKPVRRLWVSSLTPEAIRRGFAALQPAADYDTLASAARARSRADWLVGMNLSRAYSLRYDDHLSVGRVQTPTLALVVQRDDEILRFVPEPYHEVHAGFGAQQGEYEGVYVVPRPDERGRVREERKLLGADGAREAQAVLARVSGASEDRIRIAEVERKRRRTPPPALFDLTELQREANRLYGFSAKHTLDVAQDLYEKHKLISYPRTDSRFLSTDVAGGLAPVLAAVGPRYADALAAGSLTRPLGRRFVDDARVTDHHAILPTEARCSLRSESDAFKVYDLVARRLLAAYQPDHVEALTSVLTEVAWPTRAEGDAAAGVAPAQTEGDAAAGAAALGEGATGGVDRFRSRGSSVEQVGFRTLDVHTARARPPKPDLPAGLRVGQAASLRSVRIEDKQTQPPKPHNEATLLTAMETAGRTLDEKAMSDAMRERGLGTPATRAAILETLLERGYLAREGKKLIRATAKGVDLIARVDERVRSAELTGEWELRLARMQRGDEPFERFMEDIEAFVRDVVGHVKESGPPPSRRGVPASSGSAHEPRAQGHAPRGHAGQGASSPARAAPAGEGSVRGGGVAEGLPPVARSTVNRAPTCTPVEARAAVHAPSASAREARGARPPGPPSDGRSLSAWLKDVFGFERFRPHQEDICAAVSGGAHALVVMPTGAGKSLCYQLPGLARGGTTLVVSPLVALIEDQVQKLQRLGLQAERIHAGRGRDQSRAVCREYVEGQLDFLFVAPERLGVRGFPELLAKRPPTLIAIDEAHCISDWGHDFRPDYRMLHERLAALRDVPIVALTATATPRVQADILQQLGLTGAGRAAQTFTFGFRRTNIAVEVVEVSIPERVQRAAALLRGPGRLPAIVYAPTRKACEEQARALGKKLRVGAYHAGLPAPERDAVQAAFQAGELDVVVATIAFGMGIDKANVRTVVHTALPATLEGYYQEIGRAGRDGAPSRAVLMHSFADRRTHEFFLARDYPEARRLNTLFMALSSEPATPDALAVRARLDLDEVERWLSKLWVAGGAVLDEDGGAVRGSAGWMARYEVQRAHKVAQLDAVQGFVASTRCRMLDLVGHFGDRADDGTLCGMCDVCAPGQTALLELSAPTDDERSAMRALVELLLEWNGQATGRLHRELTDRPHGAGIARADVERLLDGLARAGLVRCDDDQFEKDGQVIRFRRAHLLFVGDEAPTEDDLRAVRLVPPRGAAGRARKGARATSKRGRRRSSTGSAAASATGARKGSSAGGVRKGARVTRVSPLAQIDAPAEVVEALRAWRLGVSKQQRVPAFRVLTDRQLGEVAIASPATRADLGAVPGVGEKKLERYADGILRVLKQLSGRS
- a CDS encoding prepilin peptidase — its product is MYASELPEALVRAIAFVFGATWGSFFNVCIYRWPRHMSVVSPPSHCPACGAPVQAWRNVPILGYLLLRGRAACCGAPMTPRYVVVEVLGAVLCVGVAERFVVHAGPGAELLPASLSALAYFMFAGGLLVATFIDLEWLVIPDEVSLPGAALGLMVAGNGIGLVSAEDAALGAAMGFLFVQLVFVWAYERFTGRRGMGEGDPKLLLMIGAFLGWKGVLFAVVAGSMQGLVAAAVAFVAGHSLLPPPADDPLDTWDRESLLMYLKDLFGRHPELQRGEEALLRLRLTGAENGGAAAGEAAGEALAEDPADTDGRDSDDRDRPMIPFGPFLALGALEFFFFGERVIDAYFGLFE